Proteins encoded in a region of the Solanum dulcamara chromosome 9, daSolDulc1.2, whole genome shotgun sequence genome:
- the LOC129904143 gene encoding aspartyl protease AED3-like gives MALAIATFLFITLLSTTKTLALDSCTSSNNNEELSVIPIYGKCSPFNTPNPTSWENTVINMASKDPQRLSYLSSLVAQKPNSAPIASGQQVFNIGNYVVRAKIGTPGQLMFMVLDTSSDTAWVPCSGCTGCTSTVFSPNTSSTYGSTDCSVPECTQVKGQSCPTAGAPGACFFNQSYGGASSFYATLSRDSLRLGTDVIPNYSFGCISAVSGSSIPPQGLLGLGRGSMSLLSQSASLYSGVFSYCLPSFKSYYFSGSLKLGPLGQPKNIRTTPLLKNPHRPSLYYVNLTGISVGHVLVPIAPELLAFDPNTGAGTIIDSGTVITRFVQPIYNAIRDEFRNQVKGPFSSLGAFDTCFASTNEAVAPAIVLHFTGMDLVLPMENSLIHSSASPLACLAMAAAPANVNSVLNVIANLQQQNLRILFDTANSRVGIAREPCN, from the coding sequence ATGGCTTTGGCCATTGCTACATTCCTCTTCATCACTCTTctttcaacaacaaaaacattAGCTTTAGATTCATGTACATCTAGTAATAATAATGAAGAACTTTCAGTCATTCCCATTTATGGCAAATGCTCACCCTTCAACACACCAAATCCTACTTCTTGGGAAAACACTGTTATCAACATGGCCTCAAAAGATCCACAAAGGCTTTCTTACTTGTCCAGTTTAGTAGCCCAAAAGCCCAATTCAGCCCCTATTGCTTCGGGCCAACAAGTGTTCAACATTGGTAACTATGTTGTTCGGGCCAAGATCGGTACCCCAGGCCAACTCATGTTTATGGTCCTGGATACCAGCAGCGACACTGCATGGGTGCCATGCAGTGGCTGCACTGGCTGCACCTCTACAGTATTTTCTCCCAACACCTCGTCGACTTATGGGTCGACGGATTGCTCTGTACCCGAATGCACACAGGTCAAGGGGCAATCTTGCCCCACTGCTGGTGCACCGGGGGCTTGCTTCTTTAATCAATCCTACGGTGGAGCCTCATCATTTTACGCCACGTTGTCTCGTGATTCACTTAGACTAGGCACTGATGTCATACCGAATTATTCCTTCGGATGCATCAGTGCTGTGTCCGGCAGCTCAATCCCGCCGCAAGGGTTATTGGGCTTGGGTCGGGGCTCCATGTCACTACTCTCACAATCCGCGTCACTCTACTCGGGTGTATTCTCGTACTGTTTACCGAGTTTTAAATCTTATTATTTCTCTGGATCGCTCAAACTTGGCCCATTGGGCCAACCCAAGAACATTAGAACCACCCCACTTCTTAAAAACCCGCACCGACCATCTCTGTACTATGTGAACCTGACCGGCATAAGCGTGGGTCACGTCCTGGTCCCAATCGCTCCCGAGCTCCTAGCATTTGACCCGAATACCGGTGCGGGCACTATAATTGATTCGGGTACGGTTATTACCCGATTCGTTCAGCCAATTTACAATGCAATTAGGGATGAATTTAGGAATCAAGTGAAAGGACCATTTAGCTCATTGGGTGCATTTGACACATGTTTTGCATCAACAAATGAAGCAGTGGCACCAGCTATTGTACTCCACTTTACAGGGATGGATTTGGTGTTGCCAATGGAGAACAGTTTGATTCATAGTAGTGCAAGTCCCTTGGCATGTTTGGCAATGGCAGCAGCACCAGCAAATGTGAACTCTGTATTGAATGTTATAGCCAATTTGCAGCAGCAGAACCTGAGGATTTTGTTTGACACAGCTAATTCTCGTGTGGGAATTGCTCGTGAACCTTGTAATTAG
- the LOC129904141 gene encoding ATPase family AAA domain-containing protein At1g05910, translated as MYSKRSGQADDAVSGPVRTSDRLRRRPTLYGRPYLYYTPKIIRPKRSKTKTRTAASQIAKMLRPGSRPVRTKNSDSVAANLRRSTRTRRVSVNLEGYTDSSGTEDNDLMSPKYRSSRNREDNNSASQDDLMPRREGLRPRRAGLRPRRARAVARQQLTLRSDDEQDTSDEKIGQGDPENGNDEDDNDPDADDGEAEDEGGGDGDGEDEGEDEGDEDGDDEEGEEQDGRRRYDLRNRAEVRRLSMEGAKQRPRSPRRVLQQGMGTKVNRDVRRGGSRVHKRHRMTRGDDSDDSLLVDELDQGPPIPWGRGGSRSGPPWLLGGLDMQGTTSWGLNVAASGWGHQSEAFTNLTSGIQTAGPSSKGGADIQPLQVDETISFDDIGGLSEYIDALKEMVFFPLLYPDFFASYNITPPRGVLLCGPPGTGKTLIARALACAASKAGQKVSFYMRKGADVLSKWVGEAERQLKLLFEEAQRNQPSIIFFDEIDGLAPVRSSKQEQIHNSIVSTLLALMDGLDSRGQVVLIGATNRVDAIDGALRRPGRFDREFNFPLPGLEARAEILDIHTRKWKQPPSKELKMELAASCVGYCGADLKALCTEAAIRAFREKYPQVYTSDDKFLIDVESVMVEKYHFLEAMTTITPAAHRGSIVHSRPLSSVVAPCLHGPLRKAMSIISDIFPLSVSSELSKLSMLSYGSAIPLVHRPRLLLCGGEGVGLDHVGPAILHELEKFPVHSLGLPSLLSDPGAKTPEEALVHIFSEARRTTPSILYLPHFHLWWENAHEQLKAVLQTLLEELPSDLPILLFGTSSVPLSDLPDEPSSVFSQHSILCLDTPSDEDRVLFFDRLIEAALSIQVEATKKKSDKLNSLPELPKAPKVSAGPKASELKAKAEAEGHALRRLRMCLRDVCNRILYDKRFSVFHYPVMDEDAPNYRLIIQNPMDMATLLQRVDSGKYITNKTFLEDFDLIVTNAKKYNGDDYNGARIVSRAHELRDSVYGMLSQMDPALVAFCEKIAAEGGPVSVPDELSGDALPQNPVLQSATMTRARARLCNVQPEVSLDQGYEALRKHKKHADSAQMVLDDELQPQDSLPSKSSNNHEGDALEQRPESTLAGGNKPADVPDSSGGTCLDVTMSDAEMSRKIESVKQRFMKQTKDYGIPQLERLYTRIMKGVFETKTAVTNEDLKTSILSFLLKFSKDALRL; from the exons ATGTATTCTAAACGATCTGGTCAAGCTGATGACGCTGTTTCAGGGCCTGTTCGTACAAGTGACAGGCTTCGGCGAAGGCCAACATTGTATGGTCGCCCATACTTGTACTATACTCCAAAGATAATCCGTCctaagagaagcaagaccaagacaAGGACCGCAGCGTCTCAGATTGCAAAGATGTTGCGTCCTGGGAGTCGGCCAGTTCGGACAAAAAATTCAGAT TCCGTTGCTGCCAACCTTCGACGCTCTACGAGAACGAGGAGAGTTTCTGTGAACCTTGAAGGATATACAGATAGTTCTGGAACGGAGGATAATGACTTAATG AGCCCGAAGTATCGAAGTTCAAGGAACCGAGAAGATAATAACAGTGCAAGTCAGGATGATCTCATGCCTCGACGTGAAGGACTGCGTCCTCGTCGTGCAGGATTACGACCTCGTCGGGCAAGAGCAGTTGCAAGACAGCAGTTAACTCTAAGGTCTGATGATGAACAAGATACTTCTGACGAGAAGATTGGCCAGGGTGATCCTGAAAATGGAAATGATGAAGATGATAATGATCCTGATGCTGATGATGGTGAGGCAGAGGATGAGGGTGGTGGTGACGGTGATGGAGAGGATGAGGGTGAAGATGAAGGTGATGAAGATGGTGATGATGAAGAGGGCGAAGAACAGGACGGTAGAAGGCGATATGACCTCCGCAACCGAGCTGAGGTACGCAGGCTTTCTATGGAAGGTGCTAAACAAAGGCCAAGATCTCCTCGTAGGGTACTTCAGCAAGGGATGGGGACCAAGGTAAACAGAGATGTAAGAAGAGGAGGATCCCGAGTTCATAAACGTCATCGGATGACACGAGGTGATGACTCTGATGATTCTCTGCTTGTAGATGAGCTGGACCAAGGTCCTCCAATTCCTTGGGGTAGAGGTGGGAGCAGATCTGGACCACCATGGCTTTTAGGGGGATTAGATATGCAAGGAACAACATCGTGGGGATTAAATGTGGCTGCATCTGGATGGGGTCATCAAAGTGAAGCTTTCACTAATTTGACATCCGGGATTCAAACTGCTGGACCAAGTTCCAAGGGAGGGGCTGATATTCAACCACTGCAAGTGGATGAAACTATAAGCTTTGATGACATTGGTGGGCTTTCTGAATATATTGATGCGCTGAAGGAAATGGTGTTTTTCCCACTATTATATCCAGACTTCTTTGCAAGTTATAACATTACCCCACCAAGGGGAGTTTTATTGTGTGGACCTCCAGGCACAGGTAAAACACTGATCGCCAGAGCATTAGCTTGTGCTGCGTCAAAGGCTGGGCAGAAAGTCAGTTTTTATATGCGGAAGGGTGCTGATGTCCTGAGCAAATGGGTGGGCGAGGCTGAAAGACAGCTAAAATTGTTATTTGAAGAAGCTCAGAGGAACCAGCCTTCCATCATCTTCTTTGATGAGATTGATGGACTTGCTCCTGTTAGGTCTAGCAAGCAAGAGCAGATTCATAACTCTATTGTGTCAACTTTGCTGGCTTTAATGGATGGCCTTGATTCTCGAGGGCAAGTAGTCTTGATTGGTGCAACCAATCGGGTTGACGCCATTGATGGAGCCTTGAGGCGACCTGGAAGATTTGATCGTGAATTTAATTTTCCTCTACCTGGCCTTGAGGCACGTGCTGAAATATTGGATATTCACACTCGGAAGTGGAAACAGCCTCCTTCTAAGGAGCTAAAAATGGAACTTGCAGCTAGTTGCGTGGGATATTGTGGTGCTGATCTAAAGGCATTGTGCACAGAAGCTGCTATTCGTGCATTCCGCGAAAAGTATCCTCAAGTTTACACTAGTGATGACAAGTTCTTGATAGATGTTGAATCAGTTATGGTGGAAAAGTATCATTTTTTAGAGGCTATGACGACAATCACTCCAGCTGCCCATAGAGGCTCAATTGTGCACTCTAGGCCATTATCTTCTGTTGTTGCACCTTGTCTACACGGACCTCTCCGGAAAGCTATGAGCATCATTTCGGATATTTTTCCTCTTTCAGTTTCTTCAGAATTGAGTAAACTTTCCATGCTCTCCTATGGCTCTGCTATTCCTCTTGTGCACAGACCTCGACTTCTGCTATGTGGTGGTGAAGGTGTTGGGCTG GATCATGTAGGGCCTGCAATTTTACATGAACTGGAAAAATTTCCTGTTCACTCTCTTGGACTTCCATCCCTTCTTTCTGACCCCGGCGCCAAGACACCAGAGGAGGCATTAGTTCACATATTTAGTGAAGCAAGGAGAACAACTCCGTCAATACTGTATTTACCTCATTTCCATCTTTGGTGGGAGAAT GCACACGAGCAGCTCAAAGCTGTTCTGCAGACGCTGTTGGAAGAGCTCCCATCTGACTTGCCTATACTATTATTTGGGACTTCCTCAGTACCACTTTCTGATCTACCTGATGAGCCTTCTTCAGTATTTTCACAGCATAGCAT CTTATGTTTGGATACTCCATCAGATGAAGACAGGGTTCTGTTCTTTGATCGTCTCATAGAAGCTGCTTTATCAATTCAAGTTGAAGCTACGAAAAAGAAGTCTGATAAATTGAACTCCCTTCCTGAACTCCCTAAGGCGCCAAAGGTGTCTGCTGGACCAAAGGCATCTGAATTAAAAGCCAAAGCTGAAGCTGAGGGCCATGCCCTTAGGCGATTGAGGATGTGCCTGCGTGATGTATGCAACCG GATTCTGTACGATAAACGGTTTAGTGTCTTCCATTATCCAGTAATGGATGAGGATGCTCCAAACTATCGTTTGATCATCCAGAACCCAATGGATATGGCAACTCTGTTGCAGCGTGTAGATAGTGGGAAGTATATCACCAACAAAACATTCTTGGAAGATTTTGATCTCATTGTTACCAACGCAAAG AAGTACAATGGAGATGATTACAATGGAGCGAGGATTGTCAGTAGAGCTCATGAACTTCGAGATTCA GTATACGGAATGCTTTCCCAGATGGATCCTGCCTTAGTTGCTTTCTGTGAGAAGATTGCTGCTGAAGGGGGTCCAGTGTCAGTTCCTGACGAATTAAGTGGAGATGCATTGCCACAAAATCCTGTCTTACAGTCGGCTACTATGACTAGAGCAAGAGCCCGTCTTTGTAATGTCCAACCTGAAGTCAGCTTAGATCAGGGCTATGAAGCACTGAGAAAGCACAAGAAACATGCTGATTCTGCACAAATGG TGCTAGATGATGAATTACAACCTCAGGATTCATTGCCTTCCAAGTCATCTAATAACCATGAAGGAGATGCTTTAGAGCAAAGGCCAGAAAGCACTCTTGCTGGCGGGAATAAACCAGCAGACGTGCCAGATTCAAGTGGAGGCACATGCCTGGATGTTACAATGTCAGATGCAGAAATGTCCCGTAAAATCGAGTCCGTGAAGCAGCGATTCATGAAGCAGACAAAGGATTATGGCATTCCTCAGCTGGAAAGATTATACACTCGCATCATGAAGGGTGTTTTTGAAACAAAAACTGCCGTGACAAACGAAGATCTCAAGActtcaattttgagttttttgttaaaattttcaAAGGATGCGTTGAGGTTATAG
- the LOC129904658 gene encoding uncharacterized protein LOC129904658, whose product MSLLHSFHTKKDKMKGTYMDALGFHSDTHLVIIRLNHLWVLKLISQIAILWLIILSFPWINARIRGLTSSYRYINVSKVDQTMINYNPIKLEILSLIFHDLANEGLLKTGDKSLFITNGNEEVIYNSQVTSDYDMDLISLSDLARKEETYDFALLPYDSSKSLNLIDRAMKVGGIVIVHDNPMITYSQPSHYKIVYVRKFDSTILAMRKTSSFASIKSTTTHHHRKLCNFGPNAKDDALKKLEDVLLEPPRAASGKSSRYLKKTRYLPELMNIPLESYPRRVFIDVGLQDKNEKSGDSSWFSKHYPTRNTKFDIFKIETVTKESSAPLIGMSDWLEKNVKENEYVVMKAEAEVVEDMVRNKAIKLVDELFLECKHQGVKKGDKKKSRRAYWECLSLYGMLRDEGVAVHQWWG is encoded by the coding sequence ATGAGTTTGTTGCACAGTTTTCACACCAAAAAGGACAAAATGAAAGGCACATACATGGATGCCTTGGGCTTTCATAGTGATACACATTTGGTTATTATTAGATTGAACCATTTGTGGGTTTTGAAGTTGATTTCTCAGATAGCCATTTTGTGGCTAATTATTCTCTCTTTCCCCTGGATTAACGCGAGAATCAGGGGATTAACATCGAGCTACCGGTATATTAATGTTTCGAAAGTTGATCAGACGATGATTAATTATAATCCGATTAAATTAGAGATTTTGTCTCTAATTTTTCATGATTTGGCCAATGAAGGCCTACTCAAAACAGGGGACAAGTCCCTGTTTATTACCAATGGAAATGAAGAAGTTATCTACAATTCTCAAGTTACAAGTGATTACGACATGGATTTGATTTCTCTTTCGGATTTAGCACGAAAAGAAGAGACTTATGACTTTGCACTACTTCCCTATGACTCCTCCAAGTCTCTCAATTTAATCGATCGAGCTATGAAGGTAGGTGGTATTGTCATTGTTCACGACAACCCTATGATTACATATTCACAACCATCACACTACAAAATTGTCTATGTACGAAAATTCGATTCCACAATACTAGCCATGCGAAAGACAAGTTCATTCGCCTCGATCAAATCAACAACCACACATCATCATCGAAAACTGTGTAATTTTGGTCCAAACGCGAAAGATGATGCGTTAAAAAAGCTAGAAGACGTACTACTTGAACCACCAAGAGCAGCATCAGGAAAATCGAGTAGATATCTCAAAAAGACTCGTTATTTGCCAGAATTAATGAACATTCCACTGGAAAGCTACCCACGTAGGGTATTCATCGACGTAGGTTTACAAGACAAAAACGAAAAATCAGGCGATTCTAGTTGGTTTTCGAAGCATTATCCAACTAGGAACACGAAATTCGACATATTCAAGATTGAAACAGTGACAAAAGAGTCATCTGCACCATTGATTGGAATGTCAGATTGGCTGGAGAAAAATGTGAAGGAAAATGAATATGTAGTAATGAAAGCAGAAGCTGAAGTAGTAGAAGATATGGTGAGGAACAAAGCAATTAAGTTAGTTGATGAACTTTTCTTGGAGTGTAAACATCAAGGTGTGAAAAAAGGTGACAAAAAGAAAAGCAGGAGGGCATATTGGGAATGTTTATCTTTGTATGGTATGTTAAGGGATGAAGGTGTTGCTGTGCACCAATGGTGGGGTTGA